The DNA region GTGGCGGAGGAGTTCGACGTCCTCGGCGCGGACTTCGCGGGGCGCGGCCCGCTGCTCGACGAGTCCGTGGACGCGCTGCGGGCCGCGCTCGGGCCCGAGGAGTTCCCCGAGCACCACGGCGAGCGCTTCGCCTTCGAAGGCCTCGGACAGCGGCCGCGGCCCGCCCAGGAGCGGGTGCCGATCTGGGTCGGCGGCTCCTCGCCCGCCGCCGTCCGCAGGGCCGCGACCCGCGGCGACGGCTGGCTGCCGCAGGGCGACCCGCGCGACCGCCTTCCCGCGCAGATCGCCAAGCTGCGGCGGCTGCGGGCCGAGGCGGGGATCGAGGCGCCCGTCACCGTCGGGGCCATCACCGAGCCGCTGTACGTGGGCGAGCCCTCCTGGCCGGTGGGGCGGCGCACGCTCAGCGGGAAGCCCGACGCCCTCGCGGAGTCGCTGCGCGCGTACGCGGCGATGGGCGTGCACCAGATCCAGGTGCGCTTCCGCAGCCGCGGCCGCACCGAACTCACGGACCAGATGGCTGCGTTCGGCGCCGATGTCGCCCCGCACTTGGACCCACCCACCTAGGAGGCCGGCATGGGCAAGCTGGACGGGCGCGTCGTCATCGTGACCGGCGGCGCGCGCGGTCAGGGGGAGCAGGAGGCGCGCCTCTTCGTCGCCGAGGGCGCGCGGGTGGTCGTCGGGGACGTCCTCGACGAGCAGGGCGAGGCGCTCGCGAAGGAGCTGGGGCGCGACAGCGCCCGGTACGTCCACCTCGACGTCGGCGAGGAGGCGGACTGGGCGGCCGCCGTCGCCGCCACCAAGGACGCCTTCGGGGCGGTCGACGGCCTGGTCAACAACGCGGGCATCCTGCGCTTCGACGAGCTGGTGAACACGCCCCTGGAGGAGTTCGAGCGGATCGTCCGGGTCAACCAGACCGGTGTCTTCCTCGGCATCAGGGCGACCGCCCCCGAGATCGCGGCGGCGGGCGGCGGCTCGATCGTGAACACCGCCTCGTACGCGGGGATGACGGGCATGGCGTACATCGGCGCGTACAGCGCGACCAAGCACGCCGTCATCGGCCTCACCCGGGTCGCCGCCCTCGAACTGGCCAAGCGGCGCATCCGCGTCAACGCGATCTGCCCCGGTGCCATCGACACCGCGATGAGCAACCCGGCGCAGCTCGACCCGGACGCGGACGTGGCGAAGGCCTCGCGCGGCCTGGACGCGCTGTACCGCAAGCTCGTGCCGCTCGGCCGGGTGGGCAGGGCGGAGGAGGTGGCGCGGCTCGCGCTGTTCCTCACCGCCGAGGACGAATCGGCGTACATCACCGGGCAGCCGTTCGTGATCGACGGCGGCTGGCTCGCCGGGGTCAGCGTTCTCTGACGGATCGTCAGGCGGGAGCGGGTGCGGGTCTTGACGCTCCCAGGGCGCGGTGGAACAGTCGGACCAGCGAATCTGACGGTCTGTCAGAAACTCACGAGGACGGTGAACCGCCTTGGAATTCGGGCTCTTTGTACAGGGATACGTGGGCAAGCGCGCCGAGACCGACCCTTCGGCCGAGCACAAGGCGCTGATGGAGGAGACCGAGTACGTCATCGAGGCGGACAAGGCGGGCTTCAAGTACGCCTGGGCGTCCGAACACCACTTCCTGGAGGAGTACTCGCACCTCTCCGCCAACGACGTCTTCCTCGGCTACCTCGCGCACGCCACGGAACGGATCCACCTCGGCTCGGGGATCTTCAACCCCTTGGCCCAGGTCAACCACCCGGTCAAGGTCGCCGAGAAGGTCGCCATGCTCGACCACCTCTCCGAGGGGCGCTTCGAGTTCGGCAGCGGGCGCGGCGCCGGGTCGCACGAGATCCTCGGCTTCCTGCCGGGCATCACCGACATGAACCACACCAAGGAGATCTGGGAGGAGACCATCGCGGAGTTCCCCAAGATGTGGCTCCAGGAGGAGTACGAGGGGTTCCAGGGCAAGCACTGGCAGCTGCCGCCGCGCAAGGTCTTCCCCAAGCCGTACGGCGCCTCCCACCCCGCCATGTGGTACGCGGCCGGGTCGCCGTCCTCGTACGCCATGGCCGCGAGGAAGGGGCTCGGCGTCCTCGGCTTCAGCGTGCAGAAGGTCTCCGACATGGAGTGGGTCCTGGAGCAGTACAAGACCGCGATCCGGGACGCGGAGCCCGTCGGGGACTTCGTGAACGACAACGTCATGGTGACGTCCACGGCCATCTGCGCGGAGACGCACGAGAAGGCCGTGCGGATCGCCGTGAACGGCGGGCTCAACTACCTGCAGTCGCTGGTGTTCCGGTACCACGACACCTTCCCCAGGCCCGAGGGGATTCCCGAGTGGCCCGAGGTCCTTCCCGACTACACCGAGGAGATCATCGAACTGCTCATCGCCGAGGAGCTCATGATCTGCGGGGATCCGGACGAGGTGACCCGGCAGTGCAAGCGGTGGGAGCAGGCCGGGGCCGACCAGCTGTCGTTCGGGCTGCCCATCGGGATCTCGCCCGAGGACACGAAGAACACGATCCGGCTGATCGGGGAGCACGTGATCCCCAAGATCGACACCGATCCCGTGCACCGGACCTCGCGGATGCGGCAGGGCGCCGCCGGGTGACCGCCGATCGCGCTGCGCGCTCGTCCTCAAGCGCCGGACGGGCTGAGAACGCTCGCCTCGGACGTGGGGCGTGCTCAAAGGCCCTAGGGGAAGGGGTAGCTCGTCATGCTTGACCACCTCATCAAGGGTGTGACGCTCGTCGACGGGACGGGGGCCGCCGCCCGCGTCGCCGACGTGGGCGTCCGGGACGGGCGCGTGGCCGTCGTCGCGCCCGCGGTCACGGAGGAGGCGCGTACGCAGGAGGAGGCCCACGGCCTGGTCCTCGCGCCCGGGTTCGTCGACCCGCACACCCACTACGACGCGCAGCTCTTCTGGGACCCGTACGCCACGCCGTCCCTCAACCACGGCGTGACGACCGTCGCGGGCGGGAACTGCGGGTTCACGCTCGCCCCGCTGCACCCGGACCGGCCCGAGGACGCCGACTACACGCGGCGGATGATGTCCAAGGTCGAGGGGATGTCCCTGGTGGCCCTGGAGGAGGGGGCGCCCTGGTCGTGGCACTCCTTCGGGGAGTACCTGGACGCGTTGGAGGGGCGCATCGCCGTCAACGCGGGGTTCATGGTGGGGCACTGCGCGCTGCGGCGGTACGTGATGGGGGCGGACGCGGTCGGCGGACAGCCGTCGGCCGCGCAGCTGGAGCGGATGCTCGCCCTCTTCCACGAGGCGATGGACGCGGGCGCCTGGGGGCTGTCCACCACGCAGTCGTCCACCCACTCCGACGGGGACGGGCAGCCGGTCGCCTCCCGGCACGCCGGGCCCGAGGAGCTGATCGCCCTGTCGCGGGCCGTCGCCGAGCACGAGGGCACGCAGCTGGAGGCGATCGTCGCCGGGTGCCTCGACCAGTTCGACGACGCCGAGATCGACCTGTTCGTGGAGATGAGCGCGGCGGCCGGCCGGCCCCTGAACTGGAACGTCCTCACCATCGACGCCGCCGTGCCGGAACGGGTCCCGCGCCAGCTGATCCCCAGCGAGCGCGCCCGCAAGGCGGGCGGCCGCGTCGTCGCCCTCACCATGCCGATCCTCACCCCCATGAACATGTCCCTCGGCACCTTCTGCGCGCTCAACCTCATCCCCGGCTGGGGCGAGATCCTCGGCCTTCCCGTCCCCGAGCGCATCGCGAAGCTCCGCGACCCGGACGTCCGCGCCCAGATGCTGCGGCGCGCGGGCAGCGAGGAGGCCGGGGTCTTCCGCCGCCTCACGCACTTCGGCCGGTACGTCATCGGGGACACCTACTCCGCCGAGAACGAGGGCCTGACCGGGCGGGTGGTGCGCGACATCGCCGCCGAACGCGGCCAGGAGCCCTTCGAGTGCATCGTCGAGATCTGCGCCAACGACCGGATGCGTACGGTCCTGTGGCCCATGCCGACCGACAACGACCCGGACTCCTGGGCGCTGCGCGCGCAGACCTGGGCCCACGAGGACGTCATGCTCGGCGGCTCCGACGCGGGCGCCCACCTGGACCGCATGTGCGGCGCCCCGTACACGACGCGTTTCCTCGGTGACTGTCTGCGGGGGCGGAAGCTGGTCGGCCTGGAGCAGGCCGTGAAGATGCTCACCGACGACCCGGCGCGGCTGTTCGGCCTGCGCGAGCGCGGCCGGATCGCCGAG from Streptomyces flavofungini includes:
- a CDS encoding LLM class F420-dependent oxidoreductase, with translation MAEHFPAGRLAYGMQLPVQAQSAVFAEAWEADAGPGDLVEIARTADRVGFAYLAACDHVAIPRRLADAMGTTWYDPVATLAFLAGVTERVRLLSHVAIVGLRHPLLTAKSYATLDHLSGGRLILGVGAGHVAEEFDVLGADFAGRGPLLDESVDALRAALGPEEFPEHHGERFAFEGLGQRPRPAQERVPIWVGGSSPAAVRRAATRGDGWLPQGDPRDRLPAQIAKLRRLRAEAGIEAPVTVGAITEPLYVGEPSWPVGRRTLSGKPDALAESLRAYAAMGVHQIQVRFRSRGRTELTDQMAAFGADVAPHLDPPT
- a CDS encoding SDR family NAD(P)-dependent oxidoreductase produces the protein MGKLDGRVVIVTGGARGQGEQEARLFVAEGARVVVGDVLDEQGEALAKELGRDSARYVHLDVGEEADWAAAVAATKDAFGAVDGLVNNAGILRFDELVNTPLEEFERIVRVNQTGVFLGIRATAPEIAAAGGGSIVNTASYAGMTGMAYIGAYSATKHAVIGLTRVAALELAKRRIRVNAICPGAIDTAMSNPAQLDPDADVAKASRGLDALYRKLVPLGRVGRAEEVARLALFLTAEDESAYITGQPFVIDGGWLAGVSVL
- a CDS encoding LLM class flavin-dependent oxidoreductase, with the translated sequence MEFGLFVQGYVGKRAETDPSAEHKALMEETEYVIEADKAGFKYAWASEHHFLEEYSHLSANDVFLGYLAHATERIHLGSGIFNPLAQVNHPVKVAEKVAMLDHLSEGRFEFGSGRGAGSHEILGFLPGITDMNHTKEIWEETIAEFPKMWLQEEYEGFQGKHWQLPPRKVFPKPYGASHPAMWYAAGSPSSYAMAARKGLGVLGFSVQKVSDMEWVLEQYKTAIRDAEPVGDFVNDNVMVTSTAICAETHEKAVRIAVNGGLNYLQSLVFRYHDTFPRPEGIPEWPEVLPDYTEEIIELLIAEELMICGDPDEVTRQCKRWEQAGADQLSFGLPIGISPEDTKNTIRLIGEHVIPKIDTDPVHRTSRMRQGAAG
- a CDS encoding N-acyl-D-amino-acid deacylase family protein; this encodes MLDHLIKGVTLVDGTGAAARVADVGVRDGRVAVVAPAVTEEARTQEEAHGLVLAPGFVDPHTHYDAQLFWDPYATPSLNHGVTTVAGGNCGFTLAPLHPDRPEDADYTRRMMSKVEGMSLVALEEGAPWSWHSFGEYLDALEGRIAVNAGFMVGHCALRRYVMGADAVGGQPSAAQLERMLALFHEAMDAGAWGLSTTQSSTHSDGDGQPVASRHAGPEELIALSRAVAEHEGTQLEAIVAGCLDQFDDAEIDLFVEMSAAAGRPLNWNVLTIDAAVPERVPRQLIPSERARKAGGRVVALTMPILTPMNMSLGTFCALNLIPGWGEILGLPVPERIAKLRDPDVRAQMLRRAGSEEAGVFRRLTHFGRYVIGDTYSAENEGLTGRVVRDIAAERGQEPFECIVEICANDRMRTVLWPMPTDNDPDSWALRAQTWAHEDVMLGGSDAGAHLDRMCGAPYTTRFLGDCLRGRKLVGLEQAVKMLTDDPARLFGLRERGRIAEGFHADLVLFDPERIDAGKATLVHDLPGDSPRLDSKAIGVRAVWVNGVEVIRDDVVTGAVPGTVLRSGRDTRTVSTR